The Candidatus Nitrosocosmicus franklandus genome contains a region encoding:
- a CDS encoding magnesium transporter CorA family protein translates to MDFPNYIKGLETIRNRDFFWVYLEKPTREKLEFIAKKFPIRELNIEDCLSKNQLPKIDRYEDHVFVILQFPTISKEQASPSISQLSFFIGTDYLISITQGDLQPLSSLFQKCKEGDTTIRNNLMGASPGYLLHSILDTLVDNMLHILMKIIGKLDDIEDEVFDDKFSNARDLSILRREITTLRRIVLPLKRIMLEITSRDVKRFSPEAEHEDLIDYFDNINDHISKVLEALDESKETIEIYKDTDNMLNSEKTNKILSFLTILFTLSIPITVAGTFYGMNIAIPGSINGGESILDYIPLAIVCFISAMGAGIMVYYFKKLGWINS, encoded by the coding sequence GTGGACTTTCCTAACTACATTAAGGGATTGGAGACAATACGTAATAGAGATTTCTTCTGGGTCTATTTAGAGAAACCTACTAGGGAAAAGTTGGAATTTATAGCCAAGAAATTTCCTATTCGTGAGTTAAATATAGAAGACTGTTTATCGAAAAATCAACTACCTAAAATTGATCGATATGAGGATCACGTATTTGTCATACTTCAATTTCCCACGATCTCGAAGGAACAGGCCTCTCCTAGCATTTCCCAACTGTCTTTCTTCATAGGAACAGACTATTTGATATCGATTACTCAAGGGGATCTTCAGCCTTTATCGTCCTTGTTTCAAAAATGTAAGGAAGGCGATACAACTATTCGAAATAATCTAATGGGTGCATCACCTGGCTATCTTCTCCATTCTATCCTTGACACTTTGGTAGATAATATGCTACATATTTTGATGAAGATAATCGGAAAATTGGATGATATAGAGGATGAGGTATTTGACGACAAGTTTTCAAATGCTAGAGATTTGTCTATTCTTAGGAGAGAAATTACTACCCTTAGAAGAATCGTTTTGCCATTAAAAAGAATAATGCTGGAAATTACATCTAGAGATGTCAAGCGTTTCTCGCCGGAAGCAGAACATGAAGACTTGATAGACTACTTTGATAATATTAACGACCATATTTCAAAGGTATTGGAGGCTCTCGATGAATCAAAGGAGACCATTGAAATTTACAAAGACACTGATAACATGTTAAATTCAGAAAAAACTAACAAGATCTTAAGCTTTCTTACAATCTTGTTCACCTTGTCTATACCTATTACTGTTGCTGGTACTTTCTATGGCATGAACATTGCGATTCCTGGAAGCATAAATGGTGGTGAAAGCATTCTTGACTATATACCACTGGCTATCGTGTGCTTTATATCTGCAATGGGGGCAGGTATCATGGTTTATTATTTTAAAAAACTTGGATGGATAAATTCATAG
- a CDS encoding MFS transporter, whose product MSSRNSIQEPWVALTILSSLALIAMYGETMLIPALPFVINDFDISYNTSSWILTSYLIAGAVMTPIIGKLSDIYGKKKILLIVIVIYSLGTLLGGLSNNIVMLIVSRIIQGIGLGMFPVAFAIIREKFSEEKLPIAQGIFTAVFSAGAVIGLGLGATIVEYFSWHMTFLSIVPLMVLLLTIVYKRIQVPSDNNLVSDNNLVSDNHTKIDVRGTVVLIVLVSTFLTGLTYLPYTISESTFSNLIVTVGLFFISVVLLPIFINTQRVAHNPIVDLNLLKDYVLLPTNILIMIIGILFFLIYQTLPILIQSPPPFGFGGGPVDTAAVQLPFMILSFIISVLSGFLVSKIGNLKPTVLGTIVSATGFIVLFLYHPSQFVISIALAVVAIGLALSEIGSFNVSLVSSPVHLSGTALGITMLLFLIGMSIGPSISGVFMESLKSPEDSFGESYPKSIAYNFIFLTAVMLSILSIALAALITKRVLTRIV is encoded by the coding sequence ATGAGTTCAAGAAATTCCATCCAAGAACCATGGGTCGCTTTGACTATTCTTAGTTCGCTTGCTTTAATTGCTATGTACGGAGAAACGATGCTAATTCCTGCACTACCATTCGTGATAAACGATTTTGATATTTCTTATAATACTTCCTCTTGGATTTTAACTTCGTATTTGATAGCAGGTGCAGTTATGACTCCTATAATTGGTAAACTCTCAGATATTTATGGTAAGAAAAAAATCTTGCTAATTGTCATAGTTATTTACAGTTTAGGTACTTTGCTGGGCGGTTTGTCAAATAATATTGTAATGCTTATAGTATCAAGAATAATTCAAGGTATTGGTCTGGGAATGTTTCCAGTCGCGTTTGCGATCATTAGAGAAAAGTTCTCGGAGGAAAAATTACCGATAGCCCAGGGAATCTTTACTGCTGTTTTTTCGGCTGGAGCCGTTATTGGACTTGGATTAGGTGCAACTATAGTTGAATATTTTAGTTGGCATATGACATTCTTATCAATTGTTCCATTGATGGTTTTATTACTGACAATTGTATACAAGAGGATTCAGGTTCCTAGTGACAATAACCTTGTTAGCGACAATAACCTAGTTAGCGACAATCATACAAAAATTGATGTACGAGGGACTGTAGTTTTGATTGTTTTAGTTTCTACTTTTCTAACCGGACTAACATATCTGCCATACACAATTTCTGAATCTACTTTCTCAAACCTCATTGTGACTGTAGGATTGTTTTTCATATCTGTAGTACTCTTACCTATATTCATAAATACACAGAGAGTAGCTCATAACCCTATCGTTGACCTCAATTTACTGAAGGATTATGTTTTGTTACCTACCAATATACTCATTATGATTATTGGAATCTTATTTTTCCTAATTTATCAAACTTTGCCTATATTGATTCAGAGCCCCCCTCCTTTTGGTTTTGGAGGTGGGCCTGTTGACACTGCAGCTGTTCAATTACCCTTTATGATACTATCATTTATAATTTCGGTCTTGTCTGGATTTTTAGTAAGCAAGATAGGTAACTTGAAACCTACTGTTTTAGGAACTATTGTTTCAGCAACGGGATTCATCGTACTTTTCTTGTACCATCCTTCACAATTCGTAATTTCGATAGCGTTGGCTGTTGTTGCCATAGGACTAGCGCTATCCGAAATCGGATCTTTTAATGTTTCTTTAGTTTCATCTCCTGTTCATTTGAGCGGCACGGCTTTAGGAATCACTATGCTATTATTCTTAATTGGGATGTCTATAGGACCTTCAATTTCTGGAGTGTTCATGGAAAGTCTCAAATCTCCTGAAGACTCTTTTGGTGAATCGTATCCTAAGTCAATCGCATATAATTTTATATTCTTGACAGCTGTTATGCTCTCTATACTTAGTATTGCCCTGGCAGCGCTAATCACTAAAAGAGTTTTAACAAGAATAGTTTAA